AAATCTTTTTGCTTAGTTGTGTCCCAATTTAAATACCCGCAGTCAAACTATAACCAAAGCTGATTTTAGTCGCTAAGATATGTTATaactaacatccattggcataataccggcagtaatacttataccgtcaaatgacataaacgataaattttcggtgatccactagcgcagcaacagttatttccgaggtatgcacacttcagacatccacgtaTTTCACACGTATTCTAAAAGGCTTCGATAAcagtgcattcgaagacaacaaggccaaaagttttcagttcattttggGGGCAGGCGAGCttgtcgtgggacgaacacactgtcacgttcatcgcaagatttgtagataataatcacacgtgctcacggcacaagacgagcatgattcaacagcaatcttgaatttcttttggtgacctacaacttgtgtgaaagtgtgaagaaccgttgcattatcgcccggatctacggctgaatgggtcaaattgaacgtacgccgcaaTTTCCCCCGCCATTTTAATGctacgccagcagtaaagttttacgtcatagcggttatgacggaccaaaattaaatgaaaattcttgtcagtatacgcccattttctcatgactcatgattttgtatgctcatgcgggtttttgttttgtgcaattactaacaggaaaggaaggaacaacagaggatatataaaggtacatagcggcagttaattgtgccgtgtttcgttctgCCGGTATCATTGcgcccccttccaaccacgcgcccgttctccggcNNNNNNNNNNNNNNNNNNNNNNNNNNNNNNNNNNNNNNNNNNNNNNNNNNNNNNNNNNNNNNNNNNNNNNNNNNNNNNNNNNNNNNNNNNNNNNNNNNNNNNNNNNNNNNNNNNNNNNNNNNNNNNNNNNNNNNNNNNNNNNNNNNNNNNNNNNNNNNNNNNNNNNNNNNNNNNNNNNNNNNNNNNNNNNNNNNNNNNNNNNNNNNNNNNNNNNNNNNNNNNNNNNNNNNNNNNNNNNNNNNNNNNNNNNNNNNNNNNNNNNNNNNNNNNNNNNNNNNNNNNNNNNNNNNNNNNNNNNNNNNNNNNNNNNNNNNNNNNNNNNNNNNNNNNNNNNNNNNNNNNNNNNNNNNNNNNNNNNNNNNNNNNNNNNNNNNNNNNNNNNNNNNNNNNNNNNNNNNNNNNNNNNNNNNNNNNNNNNNNNNNNNNNNNNNNNNNNNNNNNNNNNNNNNNNNNNNNNNNNNNNNNNNNNNNNNNNNNNNNNNNNNNNNNNNNNNNNNNNNNNNNNNNNNNNNNNNNNNNNNNNNNNNNNNNNNNNNNNNNNNNNNNNNNNNNNNNNNNNNNNNNNNNNNNNNNNNNNNNNNNNNNNNNNNNNNNNNNNNNNNNNNNNNNNNNNNNNNNNNNNNNNNNNNNNNNNNNNNNNNNNNNNNNNNNNNNNNNNNNNNNNNNNNNNNNNNNNNNNNNNNNNNNNNNNNNNNNNNNNNNNNNNNNNNNNNNNNNNNNNNNNNNNNNNNNNNNNNNNNNNNNNNNNNNNNNNNNNNNNNNNNNNNNNNNNNNNNNNNNNNNNNNNNNNNNNGAGAAAATGATgtgttgatcatttgccaaattagtattgcttgagaaattgcagtaagcTGATTTGAGTCGCTGAGACATGTTATAACTATATCCATTGCGACTAAGAGGACAAATGGGTGATCGAAGAAAGAGAAGTGAACAATATCGAAACGGCGTTGTGATATACCGTTTACAGCGTTGGagccaataaataaaaatatgataattaCCATTCTGTTGGTCTTCATAGATTCGGTGTGCCTCCAAGAAGATCTTATCTGTTGCTACATTTCCCAACTTCTTGTTGAAAAGGTGTCTCACTGAAACGGAAGACCAACGCCttgtttcgttttttttttttgcaatatggaGCCATAAACCTTCAACACCTCTCCCCGAACCCAATCTAACTGATGTCATCTAAAGATCAAGACCAtaccatgtccagaacagggGTGTCCTGAAAGTACGAAGTTGAACAAAGTGAAACGAATTAaaatgaaatgcaataaaaagatAACCCACCTTTCTGTATCTCGTCGTCCTTCAGAACTTTCAATTTCTCCACAATCTGATCTACTTGCATCCGAAAAGGGATATCTAAAGAACATACAAATCATCATGTCCAATCATACGAATAGGTGTCTGCTCATTTATTGAATCAATGTTAATCAAAAGATTGCACTTTATGTCTCTTTTTACGGCTACTGGGAGGACTTTAAGAAACGGCACAGCACTTACGGTACCAGCTACCCGTACACAAAGACTGAAAAATCTTTCTTGCACCAGGCCATACGCCTGTACAACAAGTCTTCTTAGTAATACTGTTCTGACGTTCCTGTCTTTACTTTAGTGTTCATTAAAAGGCATTTCGTATAACTTTGTAGGTGTGTTTCTTCgtcatgtattgtattgttgatTTTTTCGTATTTGCCGTACAACAATTGTATAGATCAGTGTTATTCAGCTTTTGTACATGCTGCGAAGCTGATTTTCTGAATGAAACTATTAAACTATCAAGTTATAATATTCTGCGGCAGATTGTTGGAACTCACTGTTGCTTTCATTGTCCGTCTTTCCTTTCTCATCGTCGATCAGTTCTTCCACAGCTTTCTCCTCATTTTTGCTAAACTTCAATTTATCGCCCAATTGTTTTACAACTGCAAAGAATAAAGGCCATGCAGGCAGAAAGAATGAGCACGAAGACAGAAAATCTCTTCACAAATCAAGTCATAACAAGTTTGATAACTTGATTTCAGACAATACATCCCCGTTGTTACTCTACCAATACGTTAACTAGTACATATCATTACAAACATCATTACTACCCTTTACCATGATACCCACATGTTTACGTCTGCCTCGCACATTTCGCTCTGGTGCTCGTGCCGCAAATCTGCAAGGTCCTAATTTTATAGAATTATCAACCTTTAATTAACAGACCTcagacctgcatgaaatgtattgggtgtttGTGGGCTTATTGCGTAAtctgttgttgatgtttttaaATTATGGTGGAATTACATTGGGTCTGTTATGCGTGGTTGGATCAATTTTGTAAGACAAAGAGTTGCATTGTAGAGAATATATTtaacaaacgataccaaattctAAGTCACCAACACTTACCAAACACTGCCTGTACAAAAGATTACGCAGGTCAAAAAAGTAACAGAAATTGGTGGCCCAAATTTCTTTCTCTACTTACATTATGAGGAAAACATCAATATAAAAAGGCTACAAGAAGTCCCATGACACAAAATGGATAACCAAATGCAGTAAATAAACATGAGACGCGACCTGACGTGTGCGTGTCAACTTGCTTAGCTTGAAAGACAGATATCCActtctttctacttgaaatagGAAGGGAATCCTTATCaatcattttgacaatgtcttcagAGAATTTGCGGCcctggggaactcgacccacacatgtctgaacACAATTCACCCCTGTTTTTCTCTCaacttacctactgattttcaaaaagacgttgcctggaaagtaatggcTGCAacgatttgaaatttggaggatattgataaaaggtttCAAGCTACGAAGTTGTACCTCGAAATTTGTGTtctgcttattatttctggatgAGGCTGAGAACtaattgatcacccctcgtacattgCGGTTGAAAAGACGATCTGCGACCAACAGAAATCAAATTTCCTGATTTCCGATATCAGCTGTATTTTAATATTTCAATTCAGTTAATGAAGATATTTTTGGTGGACGTCGACGATTATCGATTTGCCGCAAATAAAAGCCTACGGAAGTTACCAAATCTGAACGGTTGGGTCGACTTTTCTGCTGCGTCACCAGTAATTATATAACGGACGATAGTGCCACATATGCATCaacaaacaagatggccgccataaTTATATAGCTGGAGGTTACAATGCAAGGTCAAACACCACATGATTTCTTCTGCTTGAAAAGTTTGCAAAACCTTGGTTGTTTAACATGCCAAACTTAAAAAACTGTATAAAAATACTTCTCGTTAGAATCAagacaacatgaatacataTCTAAACTCTGTAAACTACCTGTATCAccaataacgtctaaactaaaggTAGGTCGATATCTTTCATGACAAGTTTTACTTACGTTGATTCTCTCCTTTCCCGGCAGGGGCGCTATGGACATCTCTCAGCACACAAAGCAGAGCACAAAACGTAACAAGGGACTTCATGCCACCACTGTGCCTGGTAACAATCGTTTGGAATCGTCTCAAGATGATGTGAAGGACACCTTGGGTGTGATCCCGTATCGTGCTTGTGTCTGTCTAAAACTAGATTTTCAAGTTGACGCTGTGACGTGCAGAACACCAATTATGACGCACGTGCCCGCGGAAATGAGTAAGGCCCATTTCACCACCAGATTGGGCGAGCGACCTTAATTGGTTTTGTGTGACCTTATATCATAATCAGGCAAGGTGTTAAGGTATCATTCAAGCAAGAAGTCGCTATGCAGTTGTAGCTTCTAGAGAAAATGGGTGTAACATTCCCAACATAATGCCGCCACTAATCATAGCAAAAAACCAAACAGAACCATACATGCCGTATtagagctatctgtgatccaaatttgatcctttggtgatgtttacaaaatagaagaaaggatcattttgattaaaaacgaaaatggccacttttttttaaatcgctgattatgtccatttcaagtcgtgAGAGGGTTAGCAATCGGTGGGGAATCAGTCAGGAgagattcggcagtctgcggctataggtcgggatggttgggaaTAGGTTAGATAGCATTCGCGACACAGTCGGGAGATGATTAGGgcatgttcgggacatgttcggcgctaaatgATAttcgtggcctaaactggtcagattgctcccgaactactgccaaCCTGAGTCGGCTGagggtcggctagtgttcgggagctgAATTTGGCAATGTGTAAGGtaggcacatacacacacacgagcgcgcgcacatacacacacacagagaaagaCAAGCACATGAACATACAGAAAAGCCGAAAACAACACCGAAGATGAAGTGAAAAAAAGATTGAATGGTCGACCGGTCGGTTTGACGTGAACCACATATTAGAACCAGGaattattctcttcgccaagaagagtatgtttttggtcgacttgggtctgtatgtaggtcaacagcatataactcgagaaattgtggatggaactttgtgatttttggtaggtgtgtagcggttgccgaaaggaatgccaagtttgaaaacggtttacctggcgtctTCCTACGGTagtgcagcgagcttggtatgttttttgcggtttgttttgggcagcataagtcaaaatctagctgggcgattttcacgaaacttagtaggtgtgtagcagttttggagaggaaggtcaagtgcgaaaatggtttacctggctcttacctacggtgctgtagcgggatttgtatgtaagtgcgtttgtctgtatgcaagataactcgagaacccttgaatggatcctgattatatttgttaggtggatgggggttaggaaaacgaaggtcaagttcgataatgggcaccctagtggctgcctaaggtactgcagcaaaacttttaattttgacacttcgtgttctggacatgctgtggtcatgatttttgagtggtagatagcccttggaacagagagtaagtgctgtgagtttggaccccctagcggctttttggaaactgcaggcaccgatttccgttcaaactttggacgagaataactcgagaacgtgtaaacggatcatcaggattttcagtatgtagatagaatgagtgatgacttatacaatgtaatactaattatgcaaatcagtagctaatttgcataattaatgaggaaagttcataaatccatgctaACAGCATATAattcaagaagctgtgtatggattttcatgatatttggcatttaagtagcggttgcggaaaggaaggttgtgatcgaaaatagttgacgtagcattttccgttaggacggtagcaggccgagtgtgtgcgtccgtttgtttgtggaatgcataactcgagaagccttgaaaaaatcctgataatatttggtaggtgggtaggggtcaggaaaacgaagatagaTTATGATAgtggggcccctagcggcttcctaaggtactgcagcaaaacttattaacagaaaataaactgtgctctatatatatctcattttgaNNNNNNNNNNNNNNNNNNNNNNNNNNNNNNNNNNNNNNNNNNNNNNNNNNNNNNNNNNNNNNNNNNNNNNNNNNNNNNNNNNNNNNNNNNNNNNNNNNNNTTTGAACCTAGCAATCTCTTTCTAACCAACATATTATTCACACAttagtacgaggggcgtgcaataagtaatggtcctgacccacttccagttgtctgatctaaatgaaattttgtatgtgtaataattcatatctctatgggttatgttgcaaaagacagctctgaactaattgtggtttctgatttactggtgtttgaacttagtcaggtgcgaaatggaccaggtgtgaaatggaaccagttgagtgtcgcgcagtgatccggtttttgtatttgaaaggacgcacaccaaagaagacttttgatgaaataaatgaaacttatggtgatgatgccccatcatatgaccttgtaaacgctggcatcctgaattcaaacgtggctggaagtctgtggaaacagctcccagacctggtcgtccctcttgtgccattgatgaggcatcagttggaggaccaacctggggtgtcctacaaaatcggtgtccagagctgcatcaaacgatgggagaaatgcataactctgggtgattcctatgaagagaaagactaataactgtgccaagtttcattaatctcctgctatgggaaatgggtcaggaccattactaattgcacgcccctcgtatgtgaTACAATTTTGATGCCAATATATTCTGagaatatgtatgtaatattttcCATATCTGACATGATTTACCATCACATTGAATCGATTTGATGAAGAGTATGATAATGTGCATATTTGCGCCTGCGTCGCTGTTGACGTCATGACGTAAGTTGTCATGGGTCGGATCGTAAAGTCTCAATGGTCCCATAGTGGTCAGTCGTCATCATCAGCAAACTCATCATTGGACCCGCCGTCTTGGTCGTTCTTGTCCCCTTCTTCACCGGTCAGATCCTCCAGACCTGCAGGGAGAAAACTTAGGTGTTACATTCACAGTTGGATACAAAAGCTTTTTCCTTGTAAGTCACTTTGCTGTACTATGTCCTTTTATGGTAGACAGGTCAGTCTGCTCCATCAAAACAGATTCGTCATCTTTATAAAATGTCAATAGCACTCAAGCCGACAACTTCTTATCTCACTGCACTGGGgaacggtgcggcactgcggggttcgttcactgcggcactgttgtgttattttcgcccaTTTTTCATAACttggatattgcgtaatacttcAAAGTATgactttatctctgaaattccttgagtatctttcgaatacCGCATTGTCACACCGATACCGCAAGTGCAGAGGGATACCACCTTAACTTACCTATTGTAACATTTGCTGCCGAGGCACGATTTTCTTTCACGTTATCATTTGCTGTCTGGTCGGCGCCCACTGTAGCATTAGTTGGCCCCGAGTCAGCTGCAGTTGTTTTCTGTGCACTGGTATCGTTCCTACTGTTTTCCATGTCCTTAGATGGCAACTCTGTGGAGCTACTGTTGTTCCTGACTGGTGTAGGAACTGTACCATCTACGACATCTACAGCGTTGGTTACATTACTTTTAGCAGGAAACTCGTCTGATGTAGCGTTAGTCTTCACTGTGGAGATGATCATCTCAGATATTGCAGTTGGTGTGGTTATGGGTTTGCTAACATCTTTGCCACCTTTTGTTGAATGTTCGTCTTTGCTCACAGCAGTAGACCGGACTAACACAGAATCTACAGTAGGCGATGGCGTGGCTGAGATTAGGGTGCCAACTAGGAAGCCTCCTTCTGACGAACTGTCATCCTTATCCTGTCCAGACGTGTTGACGTTTGAATAGACTTCAGTTTCTATGACAGTCACATTGTCGGCAATACCCTGATCATTTGCTACAGAACTgttacctctgcttggcgaATTTGTGGTGTTGTTCAATCCATTCGTCTCGTCATTGCCCACTGTAGCAGACGTCAGTGAAGTATCAACGTTTCTCCCTGGGGTAGCGGTGGTGACCCGGATCACTGCAATGTTCTCCACGTTACTTATCGTGACATTTGTTTCAGTTGTCTCACTCCAAATATCAGTGTTTCCATTATCATAGCTCTCCATCGCTGTGATTGTGTTCGGCCGTTTGGTAGAAGCAGTGGCTGTATTATTGTCGATCAGGCTTGCGTCTGAAACAGCAGTGGTGCTGAATGTGTGATGTGTTTTCTCCTCCTTTGCCGTCAACTCTTGGGGAGGATTTGCACCTGCAGACTGCGCTtgagaaggatttgcaccagcAGACTGTGTTTGAGAAGGGTTAGCACCTGCAGACTGTGCTTGAACAGGGTCTTCACCTGCAGATTGCTCTTTAACCGGGCTTACACCTGCAGACTGTGTTTGAGAAAGGTTAGCAGACTGTGCTGGAACAGGGTTTTCACCTGCAGACTGCTCTTGAACAGGGTCTGCGCTTGCAGACTGTGCTGGAACAGGGTTTGCACCTTCAGACTGGGCTTGTGAAGAGTTATCACCAGCAGACTGAGCTTGAGAAGAGTTTGCACCTGCAGACTGCGCTTGAGAAGGGTTTGCACCTGAAGACTGCCCTTGAACAGGATTTGCTCCTGCAGGCTGCTCTTGAACAGAGTTTACACCTGCAGACTGTGTTGGATTATTGTTTGTACCTGCGAACTGTCCTTGAATAGGGTTAGCATCTGCAAACTGCTCTTGAACAGGATTTGCACCTGCAGGCTGCTCTTGAACAGCATTTGCACCTGAAGACTGTGCTTGAGAAGGGTTAGCAACTGCAGACTGCTCTTGAACCGGATTTGCACCTGCAGACTGCGCTTGAACAGGGTCTGCACCTGCAGACTGCGCTTGAACAGGGTCTTTATCTGCAGATTGCCCTTGGACAGGGCTTGCACCTGCATACTGTGTTGGAGAAGGGCTTGCACCTGCATACTGTGCTTGAACAGGGTCTTCACCTGCAGATTGCTCTTTAACCGGGCTTGCACCTGCAGACTGTGTTTGAGAAAGGTTAGCACCTGTAGACTGCTCTTGAACAGGATTTACACCTGAAGACTGTTCTTGAACAGGGTCTGCACCTGCATACTGTGCTGAAACAGGGTTTGCACCTACAGACTGCGCTTGAACAGGGGTTACACCTTCAAATTGCTCGTGAACAAGGTTTGCACTTGCAGACTGTGCTGGAACAGGGTTTGCACCTGCAGACTGCTCTTGAACAGGATTTACACCTGAAGACTGCGCTTGAACAGGGTCTGCACCTGCATACTGTGCTGAAACAGGGTTTGCACCTACAGACTGCGCTTGAACAGGGGTTACACCTTCAAATTGCTCGTGAACAGGGTTTGCACTTGCAGACTGTGCTGGAACAGGGTTTGCACCTGCAGACTGCTCTTGAACAGGGTTTGCACCTGCAGACTGTGCTGGAATAGGGTTTGCACCTGCAGACTGTAGTGCATTGGATTTCCAAAGTCTTGGACTTCTTCCATCCCGTTGTCTCTGTTACTACCGAGGTCACCGTTACTTTCACCTCCCTCATCAGGCACGTCTACATTCAACTCGCCCCAAAACATCTTGTTTTCCTGATCGTCAGCTACTTTGTCGATTTTCTCCGCGGCTAAACTGATCCCATTATCTCCGTTAGGGTTCTCTGAAAGGGAAGTACATAAAATCTGGTCATACGTTCGTAGAATGGTGCAAAATATTCCATTCTACTGTGACAGGATCTAAACCCATTATACCGTTGGTTACGCATGTTTAGTATAACGCATTTCCCTACCCTTTAACGTCTCCATTTCCTCGTGGATCGCCCTGATTTCCTGGAATATCATGGCTGCCTCCTCCGATCCAAATTCttcctctaccaggcttctaACTGTAATGTTTATAGAACTATTAGCGTTTCCGCCATCTATTGTTGCATATCATGTGTATAAAAATTAGTTTGCAACATTTATAACATATAACCAGTGTGGATAAGAATTGTAATGTGCTAATTTGCAAATAGTGAATTGTACTACTGTATCTTATTGCTGATTTGCTTTCATCTGTTTTGCAAGTTATCTTAAGCAGTAGACCATGATGTATTATAAGTATTTTATTGCGCAGTAAGTATTGTCGGCGTCATACTTTGAATGAATATGTGACCATGTAAATTTTGATACCGTTTACGTACATCGCTCTTCCTGCTCTGGGGACAGTTGATCATAGCTGTCTGCCAGTTCGGAAAGTCCGAGCTTGAACTCCATATCTGTCAGAATCAATTGAAGGTCAAAGATAGCTTAAGTATCTAGTATCTAATTCTTCTTCATTACATTTACATTCACATTTCATCGTCAACGATAAAAGTGAGCAAACTAAAAGGCAACAATCATGTTACAGTGCTTACAACATACACGTGATTTCCCACTCATATGCTCGCTTTTGATAATAACACTTGAAAACGCAACAATATGGCATCGTTTAACCCTTGAACACCATTCAACACTCTCAGGTTGACCAGAGTATTATCACTTGTTGGAAATTGGATAGCGGTTTCCTGGATTGCCCTGGGGATTCAAAACATGCATCCAAACAATGCAACGGTCTTTTGTCGCCTTGCGTCAAGAAGGTCGGGTAAACAGTCATACCAGAGACGTGAAAAAATAGTACATGATCATTTCTCTTCTTAGCACTCAGAGAAGGACAATAGGATATGAACACACTACATCACCATTAGACGTTATTGGCTCCTGTAGGGGCCTATTTGGGACTATAAACGGAGATAAGCACATCGGAGGATTTTGACTTTTAACTAGGAAACACATTCCCTCTATAGCCTAGTCTCTGAATGGTAGAGAAACACAATTATATCTAGAGTAGCGTTAGAGATGTTACTCAAAGTGCGAACCTTCCGTTTCTACATCCTTTCCATCTTTGGTATCCTCAACGAGTTCTTCAAAAGCATCCTCTTCCCCTTCATTTAGTTGGAAGGATTGTCGCAACTCTTCATTTGCTGAGGGCAGAATTCATAGACAGAAATCTGAGTTTAAGTAGATAGAAACATGCCCAGACTTCGATGGGTCTAAAAGTTCTctaaaacaaggaagaaatgtattttgttccaTGCAATTCAATCAAATTGAACGGCATTTGGGGAAAAGGTTAAATAAACATCCAGTTATAAGTTATTGCTGGTTTTCGGGGCAAGGGGTTGAGGGGTGGCTATTTGCAACTTATTTTCAAACAGTTCCGGGCAGCACCCttctgtaacagaaacacaggtgTTGAAACTGTTAAGTGTGTAATACAGGTAACCATTAGAACCTGAGACAAGTCTTACATGTCCACAACAAACCAGGGTTAGTAATAAGCTCGCTGATAATATTGCACAAAGACCCTTCACTCTGAGATGAAATAAAAGCACGTGTACTCGTGGTGACTCCATATGTCAGAAGAATTACggttacatgtattctgttaACTCTTTTCAATATGTGCCTTCATGCCACACCGATTTGATTCATGCTTCCCGGATTTGCAATTTGCTTATTTGAAAGGAAGGTACCAATGTACCTGACACGCATCAACCTCAAATGTTTGTTCCAGAGCTTTAGAATGGCCTTAATATTCTAGTGAAACATCAACATAAACGTTTATGTTCTACTGTTGCTTCAGTCATTGAAACTGTCTGTACAGAGAAGCGCAGTGCATCGGTGTCTACGACAGAATACTTGGTCTTACTCACATTCTATTTTTGCCTGCTCGTTTAATTAACTTTCtacaaaaatccaagaaccaagaaatctGTCATGTCTTACTTCTTACAGAACCTGATCAAGGATAACATTTCCTGAGCTATGTAATTGGCTTACCTTCTTTTTCGCTCTCAAATATTTCTTCCGCCGCCTCGAAGACTTCGTCTGCTCTGACTGCCCCCATCTTACGACTAAAAAGCTTTCTTACTGGAAAAATTACAGTCGACAATAAGACTTCTTGTGAACAAGATATCAAGAATTTACACAATCAAACTTTTGAAATATCGAATTGGAAATATTGTGAGATCTATTATAGAAGGTCATTCATTTTTGATTAACTTCAAGGCCTGTATTTtccatatgtgtgtgtgcaatgCAGATGAATAAATGTACGATCAgcgtgaatgaatgaatggtttaacgctagttcacctttatccgttgggtaacctttatccgttcccttttaagaacaatgtatttaggggtattaagtcagatggtggtttcaaactgcaatattttcaaaatagtacaatttgaaactaccgtccatcgacttgatacaTTGATACCCTTTCTCTGAAGACCatatttagcaacacaacgaagataggttacctcgcggataaaggtgaactaacgttacctcTGACATACTCACCATCATCATAGAGGAACATACAGGTCTTGAGATTGACATATTAGGGGATAGCGAATTCGAACATATGAATATATCCATAGCATGAATATGTGTCGAATTATTATTGAAGGTTACTTACTTTTTTCCATTTCCTCGTCGCTCATCGTTCTTAGTTTTCTCACGATTTCTTCAACCTGGAGCCTGAAAATTATTTCTACACGAAGTGATAAAATGTGTTAGCCTTATAAGGGCAATAAAGTACATCTATCTCGTTCATGAACTTATGAATGGATTGTCATGAAGTTAGGTATGTGGTTGATTCTGGTTCAATTGCAAAATTGATTAGATTTCGGACCCCTGGCAACTTTTCTAGGTATTGGAGCAGAATTTCTGGCTAGCGTTCTGGCTAAGTTATGGCGAAGATTTTGGTCTGTGTAATGGTAGATATCATTTTTTACTTGAAAAGAAATGAC
The sequence above is drawn from the Branchiostoma floridae strain S238N-H82 chromosome 4, Bfl_VNyyK, whole genome shotgun sequence genome and encodes:
- the LOC118414900 gene encoding uncharacterized protein LOC118414900 isoform X3, with product MVSVVLIILFLGFTCEVKCFPAAVNGSTLSRQENTLLSWLQRRYHFNAAEVEATKELIEDEENDVDPKQDKIIFRLQVEEIVRKLRTMSDEEMEKIRKLFSRKMGAVRADEVFEAAEEIFESEKEANEELRQSFQLNEGEEDAFEELVEDTKDGKDVETEDMEFKLGLSELADSYDQLSPEQEERFRSLVEEEFGSEEAAMIFQEIRAIHEEMETLKGLEDLTGEEGDKNDQDGGSNDEFADDDD
- the LOC118414900 gene encoding uncharacterized protein LOC118414900 isoform X1, producing the protein MVSVVLIILFLGFTCEVKCFPAAVNGSTLSRQENTLLSWLQRRYHFNAAEVEATKELIEDEENDVDPKQDKIIFRLQVEEIVRKLRTMSDEEMEKIRKLFSRKMGAVRADEVFEAAEEIFESEKEANEELRQSFQLNEGEEDAFEELVEDTKDGKDVETEDMEFKLGLSELADSYDQLSPEQEERFRSLVEEEFGSEEAAMIFQEIRAIHEEMETLKENPNGDNGISLAAEKIDKVADDQENKMFWGELNVDVPDEGGESNGDLGSNRDNGMEEVQDFGNPMHYSLQVQTLFQHSLQVQTLFKSSLQVQTLFQHSLQAQTLFKSSLQVKTLFQHSLLTFLKHSLQV
- the LOC118414900 gene encoding uncharacterized protein LOC118414900 isoform X2, with the translated sequence MVSVVLIILFLGFTCEVKCFPAAVNGSTLSRQENTLLSWLQRRYHFNAAEVEATKELIEDEENDVDPKQDKIIFRLQVEEIVRKLRTMSDEEMEKIRKLFSRKMGAVRADEVFEAAEEIFESEKEANEELRQSFQLNEGEEDAFEELVEDTKDGKDVETEDMEFKLGLSELADSYDQLSPEQEERFRSLVEEEFGSEEAAMIFQEIRAIHEEMETLKENPNGDNGISLAAEKIDKVADDQENKMFWGELNVDVPDEGGESNGDLGSNRDNGMEEVQDFGNPMHYSLQVQTLFQHSLQVQTLFKSSLQVQTLFQHSLQVQTLFTSNLKV